The window TGCCACCCGCGGCATTGATGCCGAGCGCGAATCCCTTGCTGCGCTGGGGAAAGAAGAAGTTGATGTTCGCCATGCTCGAGGCGAAGTTGCCGCCGCCCAGCCCTGCCGTCGCGGCCACCAGCACGAACACCAGGTACGGCGTCGCCGGATTCAGCACGCAGGCCACCAGGCCGATCGTCGGCAGCAACAGGGCGAGCGCGCTCACCACGGTCCAGTTCCGGCCGCCGAAGCGGGTGACCGCGAACGTGTAGGGCAGCCGCGCGAAGGCGCCGACCAGCGCCGGGACCGACACCAGCCAGAAGAGCTGGTCGACGCTGAAGGCGAAGCCGGCTGCCGGCAGGCTCACCACGACGGCACTCCAGATGAGCCACACCGAGAAACCGAGGTTCTCGGCGAAGACCGACAAGACGAGGTTGCGGATCGCGATCCGCCGGCCACCGGCCTGCCACTGCTGCTCGTTCTCCGGGTCCCAGCCGTCGATCCACCGACCGCGCCGATGAACCAGATCCGCCGGCGCCGAGTGCGTCGTCGCCCCCGTCGATGTGGTGGTCGTCACAGTCGTGCTCACAGCGAACCTCCGGGTTCCGATCGCTCACCGGCCGCGACCGACCGGACGTCCCGGACGCTAGGAGCCGGATGTTTCCCCGGCCGTCGTCTTCCGGTTCGGGGTCGTCACGTTCTGCTCACCGGGACCGTCGCCGGCCCGTGAGACGTCGGGGGCGTGACAGCGCGCTGTCACAGCGCGCTGCAGGTGGTGATGTCACAGCGCGGTGGCAGCTCTGCCACCTCTGCCACCTGCGTCACCGCGGCACGTCGGCAGCCATGGACTGGCGGTAGCGGGCGGCCTTGCCGGCATGGCAGGGTCGAGCGTCGTGACCACGGCAACGATCAAGGTCGAGGGACTGACCAAGCAGTTCGGCCATGGGCCGGGTGCCGTGACCGCCGTCGACGACCTCTCGTTCGAGGTCGCGCCGGGGCGGGTCACGGGCTTCCTGGGTCCCAACGGGGCCGGCAAGACCACGACGTTGCGATGCCTGCTCGGCCTCGTGACCCCGACGCGCGGCACGGTGGAGATCGGTGGCGTGCCGTACCAGGAGATTCCCACGCCGGCACGGGTCGTCGGGGCATCGCTGGAGGCCAGCGGCTTCCATCCCGGCCGCAGTGCCCGGGATCACCTGCGGGTGATCTGCGCGGCCTCGCAGCTGCCGGAATCCCGTGCCGACGAGGTGCTGCAGCAGGTGGGCCTGTCCGATGCGGCACGTCGCCGTGCCGGCGGTTACTCGCTGGGGATGCGGCAGCGGCTGGCGCTGGCCGCGGCGCTGGTGGGAGATCCCGCGGTACTGCTGCTCGACGAACCCGCCAACGGCCTGGACCCCGAGGGGATCGCCTGGCTACGCGGGTTCCTGCGCCACCTCGCCTCGCAGGGCCGGACCGTGCTGGTGTCCAGTCATGTGCTCAGCGAGGTGGAACAGACCGTCGACGACGTCATCATCGTCGCGCGGGGGCGGCTGGTTCGCGCCAGTTCGCTGGCCGAACTCACCGCGACGACCGGGTCCCAGGTCCGCGTACGGTCGCCTCAGCTGGACGTCCTGCTGCCCGCCCTGGGCCTGGCATCCGGCGACGGCCAACGGATCCGGCGTACGGCGAACGACACCGCGCTGATCGAGGGCATCCCGGCCGCCGCGGTCGGTGCTGCGGCGCTACGCGCGCAGGCCGAACTCCACGAGCTGGTCGTGGTCGGCAACGATCTGGAAGAGGTCTTCCTCTCCCTCACCCAAGGCACCGGGCCCACAGCTGCCGCGCCACCGGGAGCTGCCTGGCCGGCCACTGCCGGCGCCCCGACCAGCGACGGGAGCCCGGCGTGAACGCGCTGATCCGTGCCGAGTGGCTCAAGATCACCACGACGCGGATGGTCGTCGGGATGACGATCACCGCGTTGCTGCTGACCGCGTTCGCCGTGGTGGTGACGATCCTCACCGTCGGCCTGGAAGGCGTGCCCCCGCTGACCAACCCGGCCACGATCCGCAACGTGTTCGCCAGCGGCGTCGGGGGCGGGTCGATCATCGTGTTGATCCTGGGGATCCTCGGCATGACCGGCGAGATACGCCACCAGACGATCACCTCGACGTTCCTGGCCGCGCCCCGGCGAGGCCGCGTGGTGGGCGCGAAGATGACGTCGTACGCCCTGGTGGGCGCCATCATCGCGCTGCTGTGCTCGGCGTTGACCATCGTGCTCGCGCTGGCCCTGCTGCCCCTCAAGGAGCACCTGCCGATCCCCTGGGGCGAGGTGGGGCAGATCGTCGGCGGCGCCGTGCTGTGCTACGCGATCTACGCGATTCTCGGCGTCGCCGTCGGCTCCCTGGTGCGCAACCAGGTTGCCGCGATCATCGGCACCATCGCCTGGGTGCTGGTCGCCGAGCAGCTGCTGATCGGGCTGTTGCCGGCCGTCGGCAAGTGGCTGCCGGGCGGCGCGGCGGCCGGGGTGCTGCAGGCCAGCCCCGACGTCAGCGTCACGTTGCTGCCGGTATGGCTGGGCGCGCTGGTCCTGCTGGGCTACGGCGTCGTGCTCGGTCTGCTGGCCGCGCGGACGACGCTGCGCGCCGACGTGACCTGAACCTCGCCGGCTGGCACCCTGCGCCACCGACTGCGCATGACGGCGAGGTCTACCCTGGGTGGCCCGGGACGAAGGTCGAGGAGAGGTCAGTCCGCGTGAACAGCGAGTCGCCCGAGACGGATCCGGTCGCGTCGTTCGGCCCCAATGACTGGCTCGTGGACGAGCTCTACCAGCAGTACCTGGCCGACCGGAACTCCGTCGACCCGGCGTGGTGGGAGTTCTTCGCCGACTACAGCCCCGCGGACACCGGTGGGACGCCGAACGGCGCACTACCCGCGCCGGCAGCCACGACGCCGGTCGCGTCGCCCGCCCCCGCGCCGTCGTCACCTACTCCCGCAACCACTCCGGCGGCGCCGCCGGTACCGGCAGCTGCCCAGCCGGCGACACCTGCGCAGCCCCCGGCGCCGGCCCAGCCGGCAGCGCCGTCCGCACCACCGGCTCCGCCGCAGCCCGCCGCCGCGCCGCCGGCCGGGACCACCGTCGCGGCAACCCCGCCGAGTGCGCCCACCCCGAGCGGCTCCGGCACCCCGACCGGCCCTGGCACCCCGACCGGCCCTGGCACCCCGACCGGCTCGGCCAGCAAGCCACCGAGCGACGCCGTCACGGCGCTGCGCGGCCCGGCGGCCCGAGTGGTCAGCAACATGGAGGCGAGCCTGGCGGTCCCGACGGCCACCAGCGTGCGAGCAATCCCGGCGAAGCTGCTGATCGATACCCGGCTGGGGATCAACAGCCACCTGGCCCGCACCCGCGGCGGCAAGGTCTCGTTCACGCACCTGGTCGGGTATGCGGTGATCCGGGCGCTGGCGGCCATGCCGGAGATGAACGTGTCCTACGCCGAGGTCGACGGCAAACCCGCCATCGCCACGCACGAACACGTGGGGTTCGGCCTGGCCATCGACCTGGTCAAGCCGGACGGGACGCGTCAGCTGCTCGTCCCGTCGATCAAGGCAGCCGAGACACTCGACTTCGCCCAGTTCTGGTCGGCGTACGAGGACATGGTGCGCAAGGCCCGCGGCGGCAAGCTCACCATGGACGACTTCGCCGGCACCACGGCCAGCCTGACCAACCCCGGCGGCATCGGCACTGTGCACTCGGTACCGCGACTGATGGCCGGGCAGGGCGTGATCGTCGGCGTCGGGGCCCTGGAGTACCCGGCCGAATGGCAGGGCGCTGCCCCGGAAACGATTGCCCGACAGGCTGTCTCGAAGATCCTGACGCTGACCTCGACGTACGACCACCGGGTCATCCAGGGTGCCCAGTCCGGCGAGTTTCTCCGCCTGATCCATCGCCTGCTGCTGGGCGAGGACGGCTTCTACGACGACGTCTACCGTGCGCTGCGCATCCCGTACGAGCCGATCCGCTGGGCGACGGACATCTCCGCCGGGCACGAGAGCGACCTGGACAAGACCGCGCGGGTGCAGGAGATCATCCACGCCTACCGGGTCCGCGGCCACCTGATGGCGGACATCGACCCGCTCGAGTACGAGCAGCGGACGCACCCGGACCTGGACGTGCTCAAGCACGGCCTCACCTTGTGGGACCTCGAACGCGAGTTCGCCACCGGCGGCTTCGGCGGCCGGCCGATCATGAAACTCCGGGAAATCCTCAGCGTGCTGCGCAACTCCTACTGCCGCACCGTGGGTGTCGAGTACATGCACATCCAGGATCCGCAGCAGCGCGCCTGGATCCAGGATCGAGTCGAGGTCCCACGAACCAAGCCGTCCGCCGACGAGCAGTTGCGCATCCTCCGCAAGCTCAACGAGGCCGAAGCGTTCGAGACGTTCCTGCAGACCAAGTACGTGGGACAGAAGCGTTTCTCGTTGGAGGGCTCGGAATCCACCATCCCGTTGCTCGACGAGATCCTCTCCCGTGCCGCGGACAGCGAGTACGTCGAGGTCGCCATCGGCATGCCGCACCGCGGCCGGCTCAACGTGCTGGCCAACATCGCCGGCAAGTCCTACGAACAGATCTTCCGCGAGTTCGAGGGCAACCACGGCGAGGGCTCGGTCCAGGGTTCCGGTGACGTGAAGTACCACCTGGGGACCCACGGCTCGTACACCGCGGAGTCCGGCGCACAATGCCGGGTCTACCTGGCCGCCAACCCTTCCCACCTCGAAGCGGTCAACCCGGTCCTGGAAGGCATCGTCCGGGCGCGGCAGGACGCGCTGCCGCTGGAGCGCCGGCACGACATCCTGCCGATCCTGCTGCACGGCGACGCCGCCTTCGCCGGCCAGGGCGTCGTGGCGGAGACCCTCAACCTGTCGCAGCTGCAGGGCTATCGCACCGGCGGGACGCTGCACGTCGTGGTCAACAACCAGGTCGGTTTCACCACGTCGCCGCGGTACTCCCGATCCAGCCACTACTGCACCGACGTGGCGCGCATGGTCCAGGCGCCGATCTTCCACGTCAACGGCGACGACCCCGAGGCGGTGGTACGCGTCGCCGCCCTGGCCTTCGAATTCCGCCACGCCTTCGCCAAGGACGTCGTGATCGACCTGGTCTGCTACCGCCGGCGCGGGCACAACGAGGCCGATGACCCGTCGCTGACGCAGCCGCTGATGTACAACCTGATCGACCAGAAGCGCTCGGTGCGCAAGCTATACACCGAGCAGCTCATCGGCCGGGGCGACATCACGCTCGACGAGGCCGAGACCGCGCTGCGCCACTACCACGAGCAGATGGAGCGGGTCTTCCAGGAGACTCGCCAGGTGTCCGCGGCACCGGCCGCCGGCGGGCCGGAGACGTTCAACGAGACGTCCTGGCAGATCGAGCGGGAGGGCCAGAAGCAACTGGCACCGCAGACGTCTGCGGCCGCGGTTCCCACGGCGATCAGTGACGAGATCGTCAAGCGCGTCGTGGACTCACAGCTGGACCTGCCCGAAGGCTTCACGGTTCACTCCCGGCTGGCACCGCAGCTGCAGCGCCGGGCCCAGATGGTCGATGCCGACAAGATCGACTGGGGCATGGGAGAAGCCCTCGCCCTCGGCTCGCTGCTGTCGGAGGGCACGTGGGTGCGGCTGGCCGGGCAGGACTCGCGCCGCGGCACCTTCGGGCATCGGCACGCCGTCATCGTCGACCGGGCGACCGGCTGGCAGTACAAGCCGCTCAAGCGGTTGTACGGCGACGGCGCGAAGCTGTTCGTCTACGACTCCCTGCTCAGCGAGTTCGCCGCCATGGGTTTCGAGTACGGCTACTCGGTGGCGCGACCGGACGCGCTGGTGATGTGGGAGGCGCAGTTCGGCGACTTCGCCGACGGCGCGCAGACGATCATCGACGAGTTCATCGCCTCGGGTGAGCAGAAGTGGGGGCAGCGCTCCTCGCTGGTCCTGCTGCTCCCCCATGGCTATGAGGGACAGGGGCCCGACCACTCCTCGGCGCGGGTGGAGCGCTTCCTGCAGTTGTGCGCGCAGGACAACATGACCGTGGCGATGCCCTCGACGCCCGCGTCGTACTTCCACCTGTTGCGCTGGCAGGTCAAGTCGCGGTTGACCCGGCCGCTGGTCGTCTTCACCCCCAAGTCGCTGTTGCGGGCGAAGGCCGCGACCTCCGCCCGGGCCGACTTCACCGGGGGAAACTTCCGCCCGGTGCTGGACGACGCCACCGCGGACCCGGCCAAGGTGCGGACGTTGTTGCTGTGCACCGGAAAGATCTACTACGAGCTCGCCGCGGCTCGGGCGGCCGCCGGCCGCGACGACGTCGCCATCGTGCGGCTGGAACGGCTGTATCCGCTGCCGGGCATCAGCCTGCCGGCGGCTGCCGCGCGTTTCCCCGACGCCGACATCCGGTGGGTCCAGGAGGAACCGGCCAATCAGGGCGCGTGGTCGTTCGTCTCGCTCAACGTCCCGCAGCTGCTCGGCCGTACCGTCGCCGGCATCACTCGCCCCGCATCGTCGTCGCCGGCAGTGGGTTCCGCCCAGCGTCACGCCGAGGAGCAGCAGGCCATCCTCGACGCTGCGTTCGGATAACCGCTGTGTACGACACCGATCGCGGCATCGAGGAGTTGCAGCGCCGCCGCGGTGACGAGGCCGTGGCCGTCAGCTGGCTGGCCGAACGGTTGCGCGACTACGTCGATCTGCACCCCGAGGCGGAGCAGGCGGTCGAACGGCTGGCCACCTGGCTCGCCCGGCTCGACGACGAGGACGACGACTAACCCGGCGCGTCCGCCCGACCGCGTTCCGCCCAGACCTCGATGGCCGTCGGCCGGCGCGCGCTGCGCTGGCGGCGCGTGAGCCGTCGACCTAGCGTGACGGCTGTGAGTGCGCCGCCACTACCTGCCGGACCCGATCGGCCCGGTACTGCCCGGCCCGGTACTGCCCGGCCCGGTGCTGCCCCCCGTGGGCCTGCGCTGGGAGTCGCGTCGCTGGTCGTCGCCTCGCTGGTCGTCGCCTCGCTGGTCGTCGCCTCGCTGGTCGTCGCCTCGCTGGTCGTCGCCTCGCTGGTCGGTAGCGGCGTCACTGGCAGCGATACGGCCCCGGAGCCTCCGGCACCGGCTGCCGTCGCCGGAGCGGTCACCACGGCAACCGAGGAGGCGACCGAGGGCCAGCTGGTGCCGGTGGCGGCCACTGTGGCCGTCCCGAGCCGAGCTCGGGACGCGAAGGCATTGCTGCACGCCTCCATCAGCCGGGTCAGCGCCGCCGACCTCGGGGTGAGCTGGCATCGAGGCTGCCCTGTCGGCCCGCGCGCGCTGCGTGCCGTGAGCATCGACCACGTCGGCTTCGACGGGGCGCTGCACCGGGGAACCGTCGTCGTGCACCGCCGGGTGGTGGGCGACGTCCTGGTCGCCTTCGCAGCGGCCCGCGCCACCGGCTTCCCGATCCGCCAGCTGGTCCCGGTCACCGCCTTCGGCGGCTCGGACGCGCGCAGCATGGCTGCGGACAACACCAGCGGGTTCAACTGCCGCAAGGCAACCGGCTCGACCCGGCTCTCGCGCCACGCCTGGGGGGACGCGGTCGACGTCAATCCCCGCGAGAACCCGCACGTGCTCGGCGGGCGCACCTACCCCGGAAACGGTGCCGGCTTCGCCGACCGTACGCCGCCGCGGCCGGGCATGCTGTCCGCCCGGTCCGCGCTCACCCGGGCCTTCGCCGCCGCCGGCTGGCGTTGGGGTGGACGCTTCGCAGCACCTGACTACCAGCACTTCTCGGAGATTCGGGCGGGCGAACCGGCCAGCCGGTAGCGACGAACGAGCGGCTCGCGACCGACGGTCGGCACCGCATCGCCGACCGACAGCGGCCGGAACTGCCGGCCGGGGCCGGACGGCCGCACCGCCGGGCCGCTGTGGTCAGAGCCGGGCTACTCCGTCGCGGCGGGCCGCCTGCGCCACCGCCCGCGACACCTCCGCCCCGACTCGGCGGTCGAACACGCTCGGCACGATGTACCCGGGCGCCAGTTCGTCCCCGACCACCGAGGCGATGGCCTCTGCCGCAGCGAATTTCATGGCTGACGTGATGCGGGTGGCCCGGACGTCGAGGGCGCCGCGGAACACGCCCGGGAAGGCCAGCACGTTGTTGATCTGGTTGGGAAAGTCGCTGCGGCCCGTGGCGACGACGGCGGCGTGCCGCTCGGCGACCAGCGGGTGGACCTCCGGGTCGGGATTGGCCAACGCGAAGACGATCGCCGGCTTGGCCATCGTCGCCACGACCTGTTCGGCCACCCGCCCGGCCGAGACACCGACGAAGACGTCCGCGCCCGCCATCGCGTCCGCGAGGGAGCCGGTGAGGCCTGCCCGGTTGGTCCGTTGCGCCAGATCCTGCTTGACCGGGGTGAGGTCGGTCCGGTCGACGCTCACCAGGCCACGGGAGTCAGCCACCGCGATGTCGCCGATGCCGGCCGCCAGCAGCATGTCGGTGACCGCGACACCGGCGGCGCCCGCACCGGAGACGACCACCCGCAGGTCACCGAGGGTGCGGCCGGTCACCTTCGCGGCATTGAGCAGCGCCGCGGTCACCACGATCGCCGTGCCGTGCTGGTCGTCGTGGAAGATCGGGATGTCCAGTCGGTCCTGCAACTGCCGCTCGATCTCGAAGCAGCGGGGCGCGCTGATGTCCTCGAGGTTGACCCCGCCGTACGCCGGTGCCAGCCGGACCACGGTCTCGACGATCTCGTCGACACCGGTGCAGTCCAGGCACACCGGGACCGCGTCGACGTCGCCGAAGTTCTTGAACAGCAGGGCTTTGCCCTCCATCACCGGCAGTGCGGCGGCCGGACCGACGTCGCCCAGCCCCAGCACGGCCGTGCCGTCGGTGACGACCAGGACGGTGCTGCTCTTCCATGTGAAGTCGTAGGCGAGATCGGGTTCCTTGGCGATGGCCAGACAGACCTCGGCGACGCCGGGGGTGTAGGCCATCGAGAGCCCGGCGCGGTCGACGACGCGCACACTGGGTCGCACCTCGATCTTGCCGCCCTTGTGCATCGCGAACACCGGATCGCCGTCGTAGTCGTGGGCGTCTGCCACCTGCCACCTCTCAGCCACAGCGCACCTGGAGTCGCACGGCACGCCCGCCGATGGTCCCACGGGCGGCACCGGGGCCCGTGGGAGGCTGCCGTGGCGCGTCGGTCAGCGCGTCGGTCAGCGCGTCGGTCAGCGCGTCGGTCAGCGCGTCGGTCAGTCCGTCGCCGGCCTGCGGCGGCGCCGGATGACCGACCCCCGGCCCAGCGGGCGGTAACGCAGGATCAGCCTGCCCCGCAACGCCGTTGCCGGCACTGCGCCGAAGATGCGGCTGTCGTCGCTGCTGCCGGGGTTGTCGCCGAGCACCCACCAACCGCCGGACTCGCGCCGGATCAGCCGCTTGACGATGATCAGTCCGGGCCGGTCCGGGCGGTCGACGACGACGACGTCACCCGGCCGGAACCGGCGGGCCCGCAGCAGCAGGCACCAGTCGCCGTCGTGCAGCGCGGGCTCCATCGACGTCCCGGCTACCGCGACCGGTTGCAGCAGGCCCACTTCGGCGTCCCTCCTCGGCGGCGTCACGGCGTCGGGGGTAGTGTCGCGGCAGCGCCCGCCCCCGAGGATCGAAGGGACTGCGATGCTCTCGCGCCTGCTCGCCCCCAAGACCACCGTGCACGCTCACTGCGACTTGCCTTGCGGCGTCTACGACCCCGCCCAGGCCCGCATCGAAGCGGAGTCGGTGAAGGCCATCATCACTAAGGCCAGCGCCTCCGACGACCACGACTTCAAGACACGCGCCATCCTCATCAAGGAGCAGCGCTCCAACCTGGTCAAGGAGCACCTCTGGGTGCTGTGGACCGACTACTTCAAGCCGCCGCACTTCGAGAAGTACCCGCAGCTGCACTCGCTGTTCAACGAGGCGACCAAGCTCGCCGGTGCGACCGGGACGAAGGGCGTCGGTGACGTCGCTGTGGCCGACGAGTTGCTGGCCAAGATCGACGAGATCGCTGGCATCTTCTGGGAGACCAAGAAGGCCTGAGGCGTGACCGAAACAGCCGGCGGGCCAGGCGGTGTCGGCGAGCAGTCGCCGGCGTCGCCGCGGGAGGTCGTCCTGCGCGTGCCCGCCGTCGCGGGCTCGGTCGCGCTGGCGCGGTCCACCGTGGCGGCCGCAGCGGCCGCGGTGGAGTTGACTGTGGACCGCATCGACGATCTGCGGCTGGCCGTGGACGAGGCGGTAAGCCTGCTGTTGGAGGACGCCGTCGTCGACTCCGATCTGGTCGTGACGGTCCGGTGGGGGCTCGAACCGACCATCGACGTCACGGTCAGCACGCAGAGCGCGACCGGACGGGTCCCCGGCCCCGGCGGCTTCTCCTGGACGGTGCTGTCCGCGCTCGTCGACGACGTGTCCGGCAGCCGCGAGGCCGACGGGACGGTGCGCCTGCTGCTGCGTACCTCGCTCGCCGAAAGTGTCTGGTGACCGCGCAGACTCCTGCGGACGCCCCCGGCCCTGTCGCCCCTCGCGGTAGCCGATGGACCGAGCGCGACCGGGAACGGGAACGAGCGCTGCTGGCCGAGTTCGCCACGGCCGACCCGGATTCGGCACGCCGGCAGGCCATCCGCGACGAGCTGGTCACCTTGCACCTGCCGCTGGTGGCGCACCTCGCCCGGCGATTCCGGGATCGCGGCGAGCCGTACGAC of the Actinomycetota bacterium genome contains:
- a CDS encoding ATP-binding cassette domain-containing protein; the protein is MAGSSVVTTATIKVEGLTKQFGHGPGAVTAVDDLSFEVAPGRVTGFLGPNGAGKTTTLRCLLGLVTPTRGTVEIGGVPYQEIPTPARVVGASLEASGFHPGRSARDHLRVICAASQLPESRADEVLQQVGLSDAARRRAGGYSLGMRQRLALAAALVGDPAVLLLDEPANGLDPEGIAWLRGFLRHLASQGRTVLVSSHVLSEVEQTVDDVIIVARGRLVRASSLAELTATTGSQVRVRSPQLDVLLPALGLASGDGQRIRRTANDTALIEGIPAAAVGAAALRAQAELHELVVVGNDLEEVFLSLTQGTGPTAAAPPGAAWPATAGAPTSDGSPA
- a CDS encoding ABC transporter permease: MNALIRAEWLKITTTRMVVGMTITALLLTAFAVVVTILTVGLEGVPPLTNPATIRNVFASGVGGGSIIVLILGILGMTGEIRHQTITSTFLAAPRRGRVVGAKMTSYALVGAIIALLCSALTIVLALALLPLKEHLPIPWGEVGQIVGGAVLCYAIYAILGVAVGSLVRNQVAAIIGTIAWVLVAEQLLIGLLPAVGKWLPGGAAAGVLQASPDVSVTLLPVWLGALVLLGYGVVLGLLAARTTLRADVT
- a CDS encoding multifunctional oxoglutarate decarboxylase/oxoglutarate dehydrogenase thiamine pyrophosphate-binding subunit/dihydrolipoyllysine-residue succinyltransferase subunit; translated protein: MAGRAGPAGLRRRARSAGRADDAARRRDLNLAGWHPAPPTAHDGEVYPGWPGTKVEERSVRVNSESPETDPVASFGPNDWLVDELYQQYLADRNSVDPAWWEFFADYSPADTGGTPNGALPAPAATTPVASPAPAPSSPTPATTPAAPPVPAAAQPATPAQPPAPAQPAAPSAPPAPPQPAAAPPAGTTVAATPPSAPTPSGSGTPTGPGTPTGPGTPTGSASKPPSDAVTALRGPAARVVSNMEASLAVPTATSVRAIPAKLLIDTRLGINSHLARTRGGKVSFTHLVGYAVIRALAAMPEMNVSYAEVDGKPAIATHEHVGFGLAIDLVKPDGTRQLLVPSIKAAETLDFAQFWSAYEDMVRKARGGKLTMDDFAGTTASLTNPGGIGTVHSVPRLMAGQGVIVGVGALEYPAEWQGAAPETIARQAVSKILTLTSTYDHRVIQGAQSGEFLRLIHRLLLGEDGFYDDVYRALRIPYEPIRWATDISAGHESDLDKTARVQEIIHAYRVRGHLMADIDPLEYEQRTHPDLDVLKHGLTLWDLEREFATGGFGGRPIMKLREILSVLRNSYCRTVGVEYMHIQDPQQRAWIQDRVEVPRTKPSADEQLRILRKLNEAEAFETFLQTKYVGQKRFSLEGSESTIPLLDEILSRAADSEYVEVAIGMPHRGRLNVLANIAGKSYEQIFREFEGNHGEGSVQGSGDVKYHLGTHGSYTAESGAQCRVYLAANPSHLEAVNPVLEGIVRARQDALPLERRHDILPILLHGDAAFAGQGVVAETLNLSQLQGYRTGGTLHVVVNNQVGFTTSPRYSRSSHYCTDVARMVQAPIFHVNGDDPEAVVRVAALAFEFRHAFAKDVVIDLVCYRRRGHNEADDPSLTQPLMYNLIDQKRSVRKLYTEQLIGRGDITLDEAETALRHYHEQMERVFQETRQVSAAPAAGGPETFNETSWQIEREGQKQLAPQTSAAAVPTAISDEIVKRVVDSQLDLPEGFTVHSRLAPQLQRRAQMVDADKIDWGMGEALALGSLLSEGTWVRLAGQDSRRGTFGHRHAVIVDRATGWQYKPLKRLYGDGAKLFVYDSLLSEFAAMGFEYGYSVARPDALVMWEAQFGDFADGAQTIIDEFIASGEQKWGQRSSLVLLLPHGYEGQGPDHSSARVERFLQLCAQDNMTVAMPSTPASYFHLLRWQVKSRLTRPLVVFTPKSLLRAKAATSARADFTGGNFRPVLDDATADPAKVRTLLLCTGKIYYELAAARAAAGRDDVAIVRLERLYPLPGISLPAAAARFPDADIRWVQEEPANQGAWSFVSLNVPQLLGRTVAGITRPASSSPAVGSAQRHAEEQQAILDAAFG
- a CDS encoding M15 family peptidase, encoding MSAPPLPAGPDRPGTARPGTARPGAAPRGPALGVASLVVASLVVASLVVASLVVASLVVASLVGSGVTGSDTAPEPPAPAAVAGAVTTATEEATEGQLVPVAATVAVPSRARDAKALLHASISRVSAADLGVSWHRGCPVGPRALRAVSIDHVGFDGALHRGTVVVHRRVVGDVLVAFAAARATGFPIRQLVPVTAFGGSDARSMAADNTSGFNCRKATGSTRLSRHAWGDAVDVNPRENPHVLGGRTYPGNGAGFADRTPPRPGMLSARSALTRAFAAAGWRWGGRFAAPDYQHFSEIRAGEPASR
- a CDS encoding NADP-dependent malic enzyme yields the protein MHKGGKIEVRPSVRVVDRAGLSMAYTPGVAEVCLAIAKEPDLAYDFTWKSSTVLVVTDGTAVLGLGDVGPAAALPVMEGKALLFKNFGDVDAVPVCLDCTGVDEIVETVVRLAPAYGGVNLEDISAPRCFEIERQLQDRLDIPIFHDDQHGTAIVVTAALLNAAKVTGRTLGDLRVVVSGAGAAGVAVTDMLLAAGIGDIAVADSRGLVSVDRTDLTPVKQDLAQRTNRAGLTGSLADAMAGADVFVGVSAGRVAEQVVATMAKPAIVFALANPDPEVHPLVAERHAAVVATGRSDFPNQINNVLAFPGVFRGALDVRATRITSAMKFAAAEAIASVVGDELAPGYIVPSVFDRRVGAEVSRAVAQAARRDGVARL
- the sodX gene encoding nickel-type superoxide dismutase maturation protease encodes the protein MEPALHDGDWCLLLRARRFRPGDVVVVDRPDRPGLIIVKRLIRRESGGWWVLGDNPGSSDDSRIFGAVPATALRGRLILRYRPLGRGSVIRRRRRPATD
- the sodN gene encoding superoxide dismutase, Ni, which encodes MLSRLLAPKTTVHAHCDLPCGVYDPAQARIEAESVKAIITKASASDDHDFKTRAILIKEQRSNLVKEHLWVLWTDYFKPPHFEKYPQLHSLFNEATKLAGATGTKGVGDVAVADELLAKIDEIAGIFWETKKA